One segment of Natronosalvus halobius DNA contains the following:
- a CDS encoding phosphotransferase family protein — MELPQHGRDLLESTATDYQVLDEIHAVAPHVVYEVSVDGRRAVVKVDRGPRANAAVEGRVLRYVSRETDVPVPKVIAVGAGGFVAAYRDDAPEDPPATRRLEREWLRVAGRSLARLHEEATFDRPGLLTTDGDPADPNVGLEVDSPADATWSDALDDLLGVYEDALSNTEYVGVVADARAFLARHASRFDDADRRQSSLLHGWFTPEHVSVRGADPSCVIDFEHALVGDGEWDYWRAAIPLFHGPQWKGAEDAEAVFRDGYESVRPLSNGFEARAPAYCAFVAASHLDSLSTQRGIDEGTREMATFLETEITETLSELERRFA; from the coding sequence ATGGAACTCCCGCAGCACGGACGCGACCTGCTCGAGTCGACTGCGACGGACTACCAGGTGCTCGACGAGATTCACGCCGTCGCACCCCACGTCGTCTACGAAGTCAGCGTCGACGGCCGGCGAGCGGTGGTGAAAGTCGATCGCGGCCCCCGCGCGAACGCTGCGGTCGAGGGTCGCGTGCTCCGGTACGTGAGCCGGGAAACCGACGTCCCCGTTCCGAAGGTTATCGCCGTCGGAGCCGGTGGATTCGTCGCCGCCTACCGGGACGACGCTCCCGAGGATCCCCCAGCGACGCGTCGACTCGAGCGGGAGTGGCTCCGTGTCGCCGGTCGATCCCTCGCGCGACTCCACGAGGAGGCGACGTTCGACCGCCCCGGGCTTCTGACGACCGACGGCGACCCGGCCGACCCGAACGTCGGTCTCGAGGTTGATTCCCCGGCAGACGCCACCTGGAGCGACGCGCTCGACGACCTCCTCGGGGTGTACGAAGACGCACTCTCGAACACCGAGTACGTGGGCGTGGTCGCCGACGCTCGAGCGTTCCTCGCGCGTCACGCGTCGCGGTTCGACGATGCTGACCGCCGACAGTCGTCATTGCTCCACGGCTGGTTCACCCCCGAACACGTCTCCGTTCGCGGCGCCGATCCGTCGTGCGTCATCGACTTCGAACACGCGCTGGTCGGCGACGGGGAGTGGGACTACTGGCGGGCGGCGATTCCGCTATTTCACGGCCCCCAGTGGAAGGGGGCCGAGGACGCGGAAGCCGTCTTCCGGGACGGATACGAGTCGGTGCGCCCCCTCTCGAACGGGTTCGAGGCACGAGCGCCAGCCTACTGTGCGTTCGTGGCGGCGTCCCACCTCGACTCCCTGTCCACCCAGCGCGGCATCGACGAGGGCACCCGCGAGATGGCGACGTTTCTCGAGACGGAGATCACGGAGACGCTCAGCGAACTCGAGCGTCGCTTCGCGTGA
- a CDS encoding phosphoribosyltransferase: protein MFADRADAGNQLATALERRGIEADVVLGIPRGALPIARPVADALEADLDVVVARKMGAPSNPELAIGAVASDGAVWLNDSLVEYLSVSRDYLEDVREREAENAAKKAARYRDEGEAGTLPDLEGSRVVVVDDGVATGATAIACLRQVREAGAAHVTLAVPVGSPDSISRLEDEADAVVALQTPASFRAVGQFYRRFDQVSDEEAVAYLDR, encoded by the coding sequence ATGTTCGCGGACAGAGCCGACGCCGGAAACCAGCTCGCCACCGCACTCGAGCGACGGGGTATCGAGGCCGACGTCGTCCTCGGCATTCCGCGTGGAGCCCTTCCCATCGCTCGGCCGGTAGCCGACGCGCTCGAGGCCGACCTCGACGTCGTCGTCGCGCGAAAGATGGGCGCGCCGTCGAACCCCGAACTCGCCATCGGAGCCGTCGCGAGCGACGGCGCAGTCTGGCTCAACGACTCGCTCGTCGAGTACCTCTCGGTCTCCCGCGATTACCTCGAGGACGTGCGCGAGCGGGAAGCCGAAAACGCGGCGAAGAAGGCGGCACGCTATCGCGACGAGGGCGAGGCGGGAACGCTCCCTGACCTCGAGGGATCGCGCGTCGTCGTGGTCGACGACGGGGTAGCGACGGGGGCGACGGCCATCGCCTGCCTGCGCCAGGTACGCGAGGCGGGTGCAGCCCACGTCACCCTCGCCGTTCCCGTCGGCTCGCCGGATTCGATTTCCAGGCTCGAAGACGAAGCCGACGCGGTCGTCGCACTCCAGACACCGGCAAGCTTTCGCGCGGTCGGTCAGTTCTACCGCCGGTTCGATCAGGTGAGCGACGAGGAGGCGGTGGCGTATCTGGATCGGTAG
- a CDS encoding ABC transporter permease produces MNLRESFRISWRSIAGHKLRSTLTTLGVIIGIASVITFMILGGAFTDDILGDVGEENAPVMQVQTQTSPEAGTGIMIVDSPIYTETDIETIESMDDIAYVAPLGDLSAVQLTRGDDRVTGGFTAIATSGERFEDDDLYTLTEGKTFTGGDEAVVNTGAAQLFEENVTTGDELTVALEDGSRTTVTVVGVVDEDLTGQPVQPAVYLPLESHYNVTVETPRGTTERAYPTLEVRASGLETVDPVQDDVVEYFESDSDARELKNDGDRIEVQTIQDAIDQVTGIIDQLTVFIGGIAAISLVVGSIGIANIMIVSVTERTREIGIMKAVGARKRDIVQLFLVESVILGAVGAVFGVALGVGVGYLAVSALGWPMVYPLEWIAIAVAVGVGVGVLSGLYPAWRAARVDPIEALRRE; encoded by the coding sequence ATGAACCTCCGTGAGAGCTTCCGCATCAGTTGGCGGTCGATAGCCGGGCACAAACTTCGCTCGACGCTGACCACTCTCGGCGTCATCATCGGCATCGCCTCGGTCATCACGTTCATGATCCTCGGGGGTGCGTTCACCGACGACATCCTCGGGGACGTCGGCGAGGAGAATGCGCCGGTCATGCAGGTCCAGACCCAGACCTCGCCGGAGGCAGGCACCGGCATCATGATCGTCGACTCACCGATCTACACCGAAACCGACATCGAGACCATCGAGTCCATGGACGACATCGCCTACGTCGCGCCGCTCGGGGACCTTTCGGCCGTCCAGCTAACCCGCGGGGACGACCGCGTCACCGGCGGTTTCACGGCCATCGCGACCAGCGGGGAGCGATTCGAGGACGACGACCTGTACACGCTCACCGAGGGCAAAACCTTCACAGGGGGCGACGAGGCCGTCGTCAACACCGGTGCCGCGCAACTGTTCGAGGAGAACGTGACGACCGGTGACGAACTGACGGTCGCACTCGAGGACGGCTCGCGGACCACCGTCACCGTCGTTGGCGTCGTCGACGAGGATCTCACGGGACAACCCGTTCAGCCGGCAGTCTACCTGCCCCTCGAGTCCCACTACAACGTCACAGTCGAGACGCCCCGCGGAACGACAGAGCGGGCCTATCCGACTCTCGAGGTTCGGGCGAGCGGGCTCGAGACCGTCGACCCGGTCCAGGACGACGTCGTCGAGTACTTCGAGAGCGACTCGGACGCACGAGAACTCAAGAACGACGGCGACCGGATCGAGGTGCAGACGATCCAGGACGCGATCGATCAGGTGACCGGCATCATCGACCAGCTCACGGTCTTCATCGGCGGCATCGCCGCCATCTCGCTGGTCGTCGGCTCGATCGGCATCGCCAACATCATGATCGTCAGCGTAACCGAACGAACCCGTGAGATTGGGATCATGAAGGCGGTCGGTGCCCGAAAGCGCGACATCGTTCAACTGTTCCTCGTCGAGTCGGTGATTCTCGGCGCCGTCGGCGCGGTCTTTGGCGTCGCCCTCGGCGTCGGGGTCGGCTACCTGGCCGTCTCGGCGCTCGGGTGGCCGATGGTGTACCCGCTCGAGTGGATCGCCATCGCGGTCGCGGTCGGCGTCGGCGTCGGCGTGCTGTCCGGGCTCTACCCCGCCTGGCGGGCGGCCAGGGTCGATCCGATCGAGGCGCTCCGCCGCGAATAA
- a CDS encoding ABC transporter ATP-binding protein: MSTPETPVDQDSGPVVAATDVRRTYHLGEPVHALDGVSLTLPRGSFTAVMGPSGSGKSTLMNLLGCLDTPDEGTVEIDGTSVADLAGTERARLRGTEIGFVFQTFNLMPRLTAAENVTLPMVFHDAIDETRRDRARSLLERVGLGDRLDHAPNELSGGQRQRVAIARALANEPSLVLADEPTGNLDTETGTEIMALFRDLHEAGRTILMVTHERSVAEHADRIVHLVDGRIDEVEDLDGQRSGTDDEEGDR; the protein is encoded by the coding sequence ATGTCGACACCCGAAACGCCCGTCGACCAGGACTCCGGTCCGGTCGTCGCCGCGACCGACGTACGTCGGACGTACCATCTGGGCGAACCCGTCCACGCCCTCGACGGCGTCTCCCTCACGCTCCCCCGGGGGTCGTTCACGGCCGTCATGGGCCCGAGCGGGTCGGGGAAGAGTACGCTGATGAACCTCCTCGGTTGCCTGGACACGCCGGACGAGGGGACCGTCGAAATCGACGGGACGTCCGTCGCGGACCTCGCCGGAACCGAGCGCGCACGACTTCGAGGCACCGAGATCGGGTTCGTCTTCCAGACGTTCAACCTCATGCCCCGGCTGACCGCCGCCGAGAACGTCACCCTCCCGATGGTGTTTCACGACGCTATCGACGAGACCCGGCGGGACCGTGCGCGCTCGCTGCTCGAGCGGGTCGGCCTCGGTGATCGGCTCGATCACGCGCCGAACGAGTTATCGGGGGGCCAGCGCCAGCGGGTCGCCATCGCCCGCGCGCTCGCGAACGAACCCTCGCTCGTCCTCGCGGACGAACCGACCGGGAACCTCGACACCGAGACGGGGACCGAGATCATGGCCCTCTTTCGCGACCTCCACGAGGCCGGCCGGACAATACTCATGGTGACCCACGAACGATCGGTCGCCGAGCACGCCGACAGGATCGTCCACCTCGTCGACGGCCGAATCGACGAGGTCGAGGACCTCGATGGCCAGCGGTCCGGCACCGATGACGAGGAGGGAGATCGATGA
- a CDS encoding right-handed parallel beta-helix repeat-containing protein, with protein MARDSSVRNDDSAAGHDGKVSRDGNTTLLDRRSYLKLASASAVAGPALAAATGNAAAADYDVITVPAGQREVIRVESNETLENTLVDVTADGATVTIAAHGTNWTIRNVGIEGRVTSENAVFGVSDRQGGTSRIENVYLGDGATDGHRHGVGLWVAPQHNGHIEIDRVNISEMGDNSFYCSAPGYNGAGGTVDISNCYSRDSWVSHFRLGEGSVTNCTAVNTSAHKDGRGIWAWAPGEVTVQDCNLAMNGRHYSVVVGANGGSSTVQMVNTQYDTGYNSGFRRASGAIDLESGNGTSPEDVVPEGCPTSAEEAASGNASGSESRIESATDRRDSAESADLPNVIVFDGRDASTATTDYAFTVTGDLESSTDEGATIDEESTVDGSSAEGVVANYLDAYRFDGELETLRLDGDAAVRVNGVEIDPSEFDDRLENVLLVEGTDADVTRYEFVVDGEIVPSNYEGATIDDTDTIEDGHVHGTVANWKDAFRFDGDLEQLTVDGPGTVSLNGEDVDPGEYGEDLPNVLEIEGTGEPASYEVTVEGTIAYEGDDDEVTVRSGTAVQSSILDGSQRYQFSGAVTDVTFTDGVAAVRLNDDAVDPDETGDDELLPHVFVVDGTNADGPSTYSLQVDGRIRKADYRNASIDEGDLLEDSTVRGAVSNWLDAYWFDGDLEDFTLLGDAEVDVVYNARDQ; from the coding sequence ATGGCACGCGACTCTTCGGTACGGAACGACGATTCGGCTGCGGGACACGACGGGAAGGTCTCGCGAGACGGTAATACCACGTTACTCGATCGACGAAGCTATCTCAAGCTCGCGTCCGCGAGCGCGGTGGCGGGTCCGGCACTCGCCGCCGCAACCGGTAACGCCGCAGCGGCCGACTACGACGTGATCACCGTCCCTGCGGGACAGCGGGAGGTAATTCGCGTCGAGTCGAACGAGACGCTCGAGAATACACTCGTCGACGTCACTGCCGACGGGGCAACGGTGACCATCGCCGCCCACGGCACGAACTGGACGATCCGAAACGTCGGGATCGAGGGTCGTGTCACGAGCGAGAACGCCGTCTTCGGCGTCTCCGATCGCCAGGGTGGCACCTCCAGAATCGAGAACGTCTACCTGGGCGACGGCGCCACGGACGGCCACCGCCACGGTGTCGGCCTGTGGGTCGCCCCCCAGCACAATGGCCACATCGAGATCGACCGCGTGAACATCTCCGAGATGGGCGACAACTCGTTTTACTGCTCCGCGCCAGGGTACAACGGCGCCGGCGGGACGGTCGACATCTCGAACTGTTACTCCCGAGACTCCTGGGTCTCACACTTCCGACTCGGCGAGGGATCGGTCACGAACTGCACGGCCGTGAACACGAGCGCGCACAAGGACGGTCGCGGCATCTGGGCCTGGGCACCTGGCGAAGTCACCGTCCAGGACTGCAACCTCGCGATGAACGGCCGTCACTACTCGGTCGTCGTCGGCGCCAACGGCGGTTCTTCCACCGTTCAGATGGTGAATACCCAGTACGACACCGGCTACAACAGCGGCTTCAGGCGTGCGAGCGGCGCGATCGACCTCGAGTCGGGCAACGGCACCTCGCCCGAGGACGTCGTTCCCGAGGGCTGTCCGACCAGCGCAGAGGAGGCGGCTTCGGGAAACGCAAGCGGCAGTGAGAGCCGTATCGAATCCGCAACCGACCGGCGCGACTCGGCGGAGTCGGCAGACCTCCCCAACGTCATCGTCTTCGACGGGCGCGACGCGTCCACGGCGACGACTGACTACGCGTTCACCGTGACCGGCGACCTGGAATCGTCCACGGACGAAGGGGCGACGATCGACGAGGAATCGACGGTCGACGGGTCGAGCGCCGAGGGCGTCGTCGCGAACTACCTCGACGCCTACCGCTTCGACGGCGAACTCGAAACTCTCCGACTCGACGGCGACGCTGCCGTTCGCGTCAACGGCGTCGAGATCGATCCCAGCGAGTTCGACGACCGTCTCGAGAACGTACTCCTCGTCGAGGGCACGGACGCGGACGTCACCCGCTACGAGTTCGTCGTCGACGGCGAGATCGTCCCTTCGAATTACGAAGGGGCGACGATCGACGATACCGACACAATTGAAGACGGCCACGTCCACGGAACTGTCGCCAACTGGAAGGACGCGTTCCGCTTCGACGGCGACCTCGAGCAACTGACCGTCGACGGTCCCGGTACCGTTTCCCTCAACGGTGAGGACGTCGATCCAGGCGAGTACGGCGAGGACCTGCCGAACGTCCTCGAGATCGAGGGTACCGGCGAACCGGCGAGTTACGAGGTCACGGTCGAGGGAACGATCGCGTACGAGGGCGACGACGACGAGGTAACGGTCCGCTCGGGGACGGCCGTCCAGAGTTCGATCCTGGACGGCAGCCAGCGCTACCAGTTCTCCGGCGCAGTCACCGACGTGACCTTCACCGACGGAGTGGCGGCGGTTCGGCTCAACGACGATGCGGTCGATCCCGACGAGACGGGCGACGACGAACTCCTCCCGCACGTGTTCGTCGTCGACGGGACGAACGCCGACGGGCCGTCGACGTACTCCCTCCAGGTGGACGGTCGCATCCGCAAGGCCGACTATCGAAACGCCTCCATCGACGAGGGCGACCTGCTCGAGGATAGTACTGTTCGCGGCGCTGTCAGTAACTGGCTCGACGCCTACTGGTTCGACGGCGACCTCGAGGACTTCACGCTGCTCGGCGACGCCGAGGTCGACGTCGTGTACAACGCTCGGGATCAGTAA
- the mfnA gene encoding tyrosine decarboxylase MfnA: protein MRAEPQSFDRVLSSMCTEPHPVAREAAVRFLATNPGDPGTYPQVSELEREAVSRLGDVAGLANASGYIASGGTEANLQAVRIARERADGDRPNVVMSESAHFSFRKAANVLEVDLRVVPTDDDHRADLEAVRQAVDEETALVVGVAGSTEYGRVDPIPELGVIARTVDALFHVDAAWGGFVLPFTDYKWNFAHASADTMTIDPHKMGQAAVPAGGLLVQDETLLDELAVDTPYLETTSQATLTGTRSGAGVASTVATLEELWPGGYAAQYERSQANAEWLADELEALGYDVVEPTLPLVAADVSTPTFDALREAGWRISRTGSGELRVVCMPHVTRKMLEAFLADLAELTSQATVPVSSSD from the coding sequence ATGCGAGCCGAGCCGCAGTCGTTCGACCGGGTGCTCTCCTCTATGTGCACTGAGCCACACCCGGTCGCTCGCGAGGCTGCCGTCCGCTTTCTCGCGACCAATCCCGGCGACCCCGGCACCTATCCGCAGGTTTCGGAACTCGAGCGCGAGGCCGTCTCCCGCCTCGGCGACGTCGCCGGACTCGCCAACGCGTCGGGATACATCGCCAGCGGCGGAACCGAGGCGAACCTCCAGGCCGTTAGAATCGCTCGAGAGCGCGCCGACGGTGACCGTCCGAACGTCGTGATGTCCGAGTCCGCCCACTTCAGTTTCCGGAAAGCCGCAAACGTGCTCGAGGTCGACCTCCGCGTCGTCCCGACCGACGACGACCACCGGGCCGACCTCGAGGCCGTTCGCCAGGCCGTCGACGAAGAGACTGCCCTGGTTGTCGGCGTCGCCGGGTCGACGGAGTACGGGCGCGTCGATCCCATCCCGGAACTCGGCGTGATCGCCCGGACAGTCGACGCACTCTTCCACGTCGACGCCGCGTGGGGCGGTTTCGTCCTTCCCTTCACGGACTACAAGTGGAACTTCGCGCACGCGAGCGCCGACACGATGACCATCGACCCGCACAAAATGGGCCAGGCGGCCGTCCCCGCAGGCGGCCTCCTCGTCCAGGACGAGACTCTGCTCGACGAACTCGCCGTCGACACGCCCTACCTGGAGACGACCTCGCAGGCGACGCTCACCGGCACGCGGTCGGGGGCCGGCGTCGCCAGTACGGTCGCCACCCTCGAGGAACTGTGGCCTGGCGGGTACGCCGCCCAGTACGAGCGTTCGCAGGCGAACGCCGAGTGGCTGGCCGACGAACTCGAGGCGCTCGGCTACGACGTCGTCGAACCGACGCTCCCGCTCGTCGCGGCAGACGTTTCGACGCCGACGTTCGACGCGCTTCGCGAGGCAGGCTGGCGAATTTCTCGGACCGGGTCGGGCGAACTTCGTGTGGTGTGTATGCCTCACGTCACGCGCAAGATGCTCGAGGCGTTCCTCGCGGACCTGGCCGAACTGACGTCGCAGGCGACGGTACCAGTCTCGAGTTCCGACTGA
- a CDS encoding MATE family efflux transporter, translated as MLQVDESVRQVWRRALRLGWPVAVQQTLTTLMRTVDVIVTGLFSPAAVAAVGLADLYGQLPLRIGLGLGTGAIALSSQDTGRGAERTRDRAITQALLIGVLCGVPLAVVGLVASHWLIAVLGAESAVVRLGGLYLAIVFAAAPMRIVGLVGANALQGAGDTRTPMVVNGGANGLNVVLTIALGLGVWIAPDMGIVGVAVATAASRTVEAGAVVAAIASPWTPVSLARPRDLTITRQLLAVSLPNVAEGMSTSLANFPFNALILLFGTEANAAYHIGRRIYQQFTGPLYRSISTVSSIIVGQTLGEGKPTAARHAARSILALGIVTLGISGILLFAAARPLVWVFTRDPVTASYAVEFTRVFAVSMLFFGIFFPIAGSLRGAGDTRTPFYARLSGTVVFMLGGSYLLGVTLEYGLPGIYVGIVLSYVCWAAVTLAGFHWGNWTGLAASMMVERTETCGGSDD; from the coding sequence ATGCTCCAGGTCGACGAGAGCGTTCGGCAAGTCTGGCGACGAGCGCTGCGCCTGGGCTGGCCCGTCGCCGTTCAGCAGACGCTGACGACCCTGATGCGAACCGTCGACGTCATCGTCACCGGCCTGTTTTCGCCCGCGGCGGTGGCCGCGGTCGGCCTCGCGGACCTCTACGGGCAACTGCCGCTCCGAATAGGACTCGGCCTCGGAACCGGCGCCATCGCGCTCTCGAGCCAGGACACGGGGCGCGGCGCGGAACGAACGCGCGACCGGGCGATCACCCAGGCGCTGCTCATCGGTGTCCTCTGTGGCGTTCCGCTCGCCGTCGTCGGACTGGTCGCCAGTCACTGGCTCATCGCCGTGCTCGGGGCGGAGTCGGCGGTCGTCCGTCTCGGCGGGCTCTACCTGGCGATTGTCTTCGCTGCCGCGCCGATGCGCATCGTCGGACTCGTCGGGGCGAACGCGTTACAGGGCGCGGGCGACACGCGGACGCCGATGGTCGTCAACGGCGGGGCGAACGGCCTCAACGTCGTATTGACGATCGCGCTCGGACTCGGCGTCTGGATCGCCCCCGACATGGGAATCGTCGGCGTGGCCGTCGCCACGGCGGCCAGTCGAACCGTCGAGGCCGGCGCAGTCGTCGCAGCCATCGCGAGTCCCTGGACGCCGGTTTCGCTCGCTCGACCGCGGGACCTCACCATCACCCGCCAGCTCCTAGCCGTCAGCCTGCCGAACGTCGCCGAGGGGATGAGCACCTCGCTCGCGAATTTCCCGTTCAATGCCCTGATCCTCCTGTTTGGCACCGAGGCAAACGCGGCCTACCACATCGGTCGTCGCATCTACCAACAATTTACGGGTCCACTCTATCGCTCGATTTCGACCGTCTCGAGCATCATCGTCGGGCAGACGCTCGGCGAGGGCAAGCCGACAGCGGCGCGCCACGCCGCCCGATCGATTCTGGCTCTCGGAATCGTGACCCTCGGAATTTCGGGCATTCTGCTGTTCGCGGCTGCGCGCCCACTCGTGTGGGTGTTCACGCGCGACCCGGTGACCGCGAGTTACGCCGTCGAATTCACGCGCGTGTTCGCCGTCTCGATGCTGTTCTTTGGGATCTTCTTCCCCATCGCTGGCTCTCTGCGCGGGGCCGGCGACACGCGGACGCCGTTCTACGCCCGCCTCAGCGGCACGGTCGTGTTCATGCTCGGCGGGTCGTACCTGCTCGGGGTCACCCTCGAGTACGGGCTCCCCGGCATCTACGTCGGCATCGTGCTGTCCTACGTCTGCTGGGCAGCGGTGACCCTGGCCGGGTTCCACTGGGGCAACTGGACCGGACTCGCCGCCTCGATGATGGTCGAACGGACCGAGACGTGCGGCGGCAGCGACGACTGA
- a CDS encoding sodium-dependent transporter codes for MVRDTWATRAGFILAAVGSAVGLGNIWRFPFLAGESGGAVFVVVYLALVALIGLPVMLVEFVIGRRSERNPVGAFRRLGHPSWKFAGAIGAVAGFIILSYYSVVGGWVLQYIVASFSGGYTGDTQAFFFETASGTNAIVYHAIFMALVAGIVSLGVRDGLERAAKLMVPSVIVLLVILAVYAATLPDTGAGYEFYLSPDVDAFATNAIDILPAAAGQAFFTLSLGMGVMITYASYLGEDRNLLNDSLIIVAIDTSIAILAGLVTFPFLASQGVDLEQGGGGAGAVFISLAAAFETMPMGHLVGGVFFIMLAVAALTSAFSILEMVVSFVVDTFDVARLPATLGLAAIIFVIGLPTAMDLNYLDAYDLFANNILLIAGGLVLSLFIGWVYAPDALEELGQGRGGNDGFDTYWINVVRYVVPIVLLITVALAIQEYVEFLQGTFF; via the coding sequence ATGGTACGTGATACCTGGGCAACGCGGGCGGGTTTCATCCTCGCCGCTGTCGGCAGTGCAGTGGGACTTGGAAACATCTGGCGATTCCCCTTCCTGGCCGGAGAATCGGGCGGGGCCGTGTTCGTCGTCGTTTACCTCGCTCTCGTCGCGCTCATCGGCCTCCCCGTGATGCTCGTCGAGTTCGTCATCGGGCGACGATCCGAACGGAACCCGGTCGGTGCGTTCAGACGCCTCGGCCACCCGTCCTGGAAGTTCGCGGGAGCCATCGGCGCGGTAGCGGGGTTCATCATCCTCTCGTACTACAGCGTCGTCGGCGGGTGGGTGCTCCAGTACATCGTAGCTAGCTTTTCGGGCGGGTACACCGGTGACACGCAGGCGTTCTTCTTCGAAACGGCCTCCGGTACGAACGCCATCGTCTACCACGCCATATTCATGGCGCTCGTCGCCGGCATCGTCTCTCTCGGGGTTCGAGACGGCCTCGAGCGGGCGGCCAAGCTAATGGTGCCGAGCGTCATCGTGCTCCTCGTGATCCTCGCGGTCTACGCCGCCACGCTGCCCGACACCGGCGCAGGATACGAGTTCTACCTCTCCCCGGACGTCGACGCATTCGCCACCAACGCCATCGACATCCTGCCCGCCGCGGCCGGGCAGGCGTTCTTCACGCTGTCACTCGGGATGGGCGTGATGATTACCTACGCCTCCTATCTCGGCGAAGATCGAAATCTGCTCAACGACTCGCTCATCATCGTCGCCATCGACACGTCCATCGCGATCCTGGCAGGATTGGTGACATTCCCCTTCCTGGCTTCACAGGGCGTCGACCTCGAGCAGGGGGGCGGCGGGGCTGGCGCCGTCTTCATCAGTCTCGCGGCCGCGTTCGAGACCATGCCAATGGGACATCTCGTGGGCGGCGTCTTCTTCATCATGCTGGCGGTCGCCGCGCTCACCAGCGCGTTCAGCATTCTCGAAATGGTGGTCTCGTTCGTGGTAGATACCTTCGACGTCGCACGCCTCCCGGCGACGCTGGGGCTGGCGGCGATCATCTTCGTCATCGGCCTGCCAACGGCGATGGACCTGAACTACCTCGACGCGTACGACCTGTTCGCGAACAACATCCTGCTGATCGCCGGCGGGCTCGTGCTCTCGCTGTTCATCGGCTGGGTGTACGCCCCCGACGCCCTCGAAGAACTCGGCCAGGGACGGGGCGGCAACGACGGGTTCGACACGTACTGGATCAACGTCGTCCGGTACGTCGTGCCAATCGTCCTCCTCATCACGGTGGCGCTCGCGATCCAGGAGTACGTCGAGTTCCTTCAGGGAACCTTCTTCTGA